ATTTGATCGAGTTTGATTCATTTTTTGGGTCGCTCTTCTCTCTGTGTTCGTGCGTTCGTTAGGGCATCGGTCTTTCTGTTCGTGCAGCACTGTTAGGGCATCGGTCTTTCTGTTCATGCAGCACCAGCCTATTCGTTTTGTCGTAaacaatcgtggattatttactgctggctggtttggtgtgagagaaaaacactgttccagcttataatccacgatcgtatatgatcgtatAAGCTCAGCCGAACAGGCTATGATCGATGGGGGGAAGAAGTAGCGCTACCAGCTCAGGTGCCCAGGCACCGAGCTTGCTTATCTCAGCAGCGCTTGCCCCCAAGCCAGAGCAGACCCTGGCCGAGCACCAGGTCGCTCGCCCTGTCCTCTCTGCTCGTAGACACCGGAGCGGACACCGCACCTTCCGGTGTACACCGCCTCGCTGCCGGGCGGTGCACCGTCGCTCGTGTCTGGTGCCCTGCAAGAGTGGCTTGGATCTTCCCGTGTGTTGGCGCATGCAGACCCGCGCCCAGCGTTCTTTCCTTCGGTGTCGGACTCCAGGGCACGCACAGCAGGTGCCCAGGTCTAGGCGTTCGCTCGTTTCCTCGGTCTGCTGCTTTGTCTCAGCGGTGTGCAGACCCACCGCTCGCTCCTCTCTATGTATCCTCGGGCAGAGCAGACCATGCCCAACTCTCAGCCTGTTCGGTttactggttcgtatcgttgctggttcgtaaagaagtactgctggctgatttgtataaaagaaaaatactgttctaactgaaaatttacgatcgtttacgataagccacagccaaactaACAGGCTGAGTGCTTGCGCCTCAGTGTTGTAGAACAAGAACCAGCAGGTACCTGTCCAGCAGCTAGTGCGAAGGTTGATCGTTTTTTAGGGCGCATTTAGTtcgcgaaaatttttggctttggctactatagcacttttgtttgtatttgacaattagtgtataattatggactaattatgttcgaaagtttcgtctcgcgatttctcacccaactgtgcaaatagttttttttctgtctacatttagtacttcatgtatgtgccgcaagattcgatgcgaCACTTTGGGATGaaattttttgaaaactaaacgGGCCTTAGTTGTCTCTTTCAGCTACAGGGAGTAATCATTGCAAGCTCATTTATTTGATCTCAGTGATTGCAGGTAATTCATTTGTGCTCCCAACATTGGTGCTCCTGTTGCTGTGCTGTTTTTCAGTTTCATCTCTTAGCTTGGGATTTTCAGTCTGGTGCTCCCGTGCTTGCTGGTTGGTCCGCGTCGTGTGCGTTTGAGCTCCTATTCCATTTGCTTTGTAGTGTCCCGTTGTATTTCTAGTGAACATCTACCTAGTTATTTGGGTTGTGAACATCACGGTGTTTGGTTTGTGCGTTTGGTGGTGATTTTAGGACAGCGGGTGATTATTTTGAAAGAAATTTATGGCTCTTATTCACTTTCAATCCTTTATTTCGAAAACTATAGCATTATTAATGTTGTAGTCTTTTTGGAGTTTAAAAAACACCACTCGTGTTTGGAACAAAATAAGTTTTACACATTTCTATGTCTTTCCTGTGAAATTGAATTAGTCCCTGTGAAATTTCTATACTATTTAGGTcacctcttttcttttcttttctttttcggaAAAGATCTCCTCTTTTCTTAACCATGCTCCTACGTGTCTTTTAATCTGCAATTTCTTGATACCACGGTTTCTTAAAACTACATACCCAAACAAGCAATGAATGTCTTTCAACCATCATAGATATTAAAGTGCGTAGCGACACGTGGAAGGATGCTAGATTGAGATAGTAGATCGCCCTGTTGCTAGCGATCATCGAAAGAGAATGAAACACAGCACTGCGTCTTGCCACGTCCTGAATCTCGCTCCAACGTGAGCATAATATGTAGACTCAAGCCCCTAGAGTCACACTAGGACATAACGACAGCGAGTCGATGACGACAAGTCGACCATCCTACGTATGGATTCTTAATTATCTCACTGATTTAGGGCCCCCTCGACCACTAAACTAAAGTCACAACGGTCATCAGATTGTCAAGCTGAAGCACGGGAAACCTTGGCAAAATGAACTTGGTGATGAAATGTTGTTAGCTACCAATCGAGCATTGTCTTATAGCTCGAGTAACCCCCCTTCTTCTCTCTCACTACTCTCACAGTGGTAAGGGTTGCGACTTGGATTAGCCAATAGAATATCAAATTATCTATTTACATTTGGTCCATATATGCACCCAAGTCTAAATAGATCTAGTCATCAACAAAGGCAAAGTCCAGTTGAGATTTTGGAGTATCCAAATCCAATCCATTATTTTCCTGCTAGACGGATCCAAATTTGGTATCAAAAGTATCGAGTAATGAATGAACCTCCAGAATGCCATGATGTGCATCTTTTTAACCAAACTTTACCGACCAAATCTTCATGGACATTCTACAGGTCAAGAAACTGCGATTCGCAACAAAATCTGGAGCAGAAAACCCCTCGCGGGACGAGTAAGGCACGAGTTTCAGCCCACCGAGACAACAGAAAACGGGGCTGTAAAGCTCGAACAAACAGCTAGTGTAATAACGAGTGAAGAGCGTTGTCGTGGAAGGAAACGCCAAAAGGTGTCACGCGCGTGAGGCCCACACGTATGCGCCGCGGCGGGCCCGGCACGTGCACGCGCGAGGCACCTGGCGCCGAGCTGGGCCGCGCGCGGTGGACGCGGCCAAGGCCGCCCGCAGTGGCCCACGCCGGATCCGCGTCACCCCGTCGTCGCCTCCGATCCCTTCTCCCCGCAGCCCTGCAGCCGGCTATAAATGCGAGCTGCCCCCCTCCCGCCTCCTCAACGCATCCACACCACACCAATCATTTCTTACCAATCTCCAGCCTCTGCTGCTAACTGACCGCGTTCTTCATAATCATCATATATCATCAGTCGACCTATCGGGATGGCGAAGCCCAGCGTGGCGGTGCCGGAGGTTGGCGTGCCATCAGCGCAGGCGTCGTGCCCCTGCCCGGGGACGACGCTGTTCGCGTACCCGCCGCCGCGTGGCGCCGGGATCGCAGCCGCCGTCGTGCGGCGCAAGTGCGGCCTGCAGGTGGAGCTCGGCGCGGGGGCAGCTGGGCTGCTGGGCGGCGCGTGCTGGGGCGTGGAGTCCATGCGCGCGTCGTCGCCCACGCACGCCAAGGCCGCGGCCGCGCTCGCCGCCGGCGCCGTCGACGAGGAGCGCGCCGCGTGGATGGTGCGGCACCCGTCGGCGCTGGGCAAGTTCGAGCAGATCGTGGCGGCATCCGAGGGCAAGCGGATCGTCATGTTCCTGGACTACGACGGCACGCTGTCGCCCATCGTGGAcgaccccgacgccgccttcATGAGCGAGACGGTGAGCAGACGAGCTAGCTAACTAAGCGTTAGTTGCGTAGTGGCCACTACTATCTCTTATTCGATCGGTCGTCCATGCTCAGGCTCACAAGAGTTTGTTGATTTTTTTTGGCCAACAAGCAGATGCGGATGGCCGTGCGTAGCGTCGCCAAGCATTTCCCGACGGCGATCGTGAGCGGCCGGTGCCGCGACAAGGTACGCACCCACCAAAGCAAGCCATGCATCGGCATCGATCCCCCATTATATTGCCGGCCCGGCCTTCATCGATGACGCAcccaccatcgccgacgacgacgGCAACTAACTAACCGAGGTTTTAATTCCGACGCACATGCAGGTGTTCGAGTTCGTGAAGCTGGCGGAGCTGTACTACGCCGGCAGCCACGGCATGGACATCAAAGGTCCAGCCAAGGCCTCTTCCCTGCACGCAAAGGCCAAGGCAAAAGGAGTTGTGTTCCAGCCGGCGAGCGAGTTCCTGCCCATGATAGAGGAGGTGCACGAGCGCCTGGTCGAGACGACGCGCTGCATCCCGGGGGCCAAGGTGGAGAACAACAAGTTCTGCGTCTCCGTCCACTTCAGACGCGTCCACGAAAAGGTTCGCCATCCAGTAACTATATAATCCTAAATGGCCGTCGTTTTCTTTCTCTTGCCGTTTTCAGCTTTATCTGTCTTCGCCCGTGCCCCAttgtagtagattattggcaaaTTAACACAGTATAACGGCAACTCCAAATCCAGCACTAGCCAGTAACCTCCACGCATCGTCAATTCGTGATGGTTAAGTGAAGTGACTGAGATCATACTATATTCAGATGTGGGGCGAGCTGTCAGAGTCGGTGAAGGGCGTGCTGCGCGAGTACCCGAGGCTGCGGCTGACGCAGGGGCGGATGGTGCTGGAGGTGCGTCCCGCCATCAagtgggacaagggcaaggccctgGAGTTCCTGCTGGAGTCGCTCGGCTTCGCGGACTGCAGCAACGTGCTGCCCGTGTACATCGGCGACGACCGCACCGACGAGGACGCCTTCAAGGTGCTGCGGCGCCGGGGCCAGGGCCAGGGCGTCGGGATCCTCGTGTCCAAGCACCCCAAGGAGACCACCGCCTCCTACTCGCTCCAAGAGCCCGCCGAGGTCAGTGATCCATCCAGCAGCCTACAGCATGATCCATGCATCTCTATCTATCCGTTCCGTGTCGACCCCGTGTGTGTCCACATCTCCCTCTCCGCTGCCCCGGCCGCACAGTGTCGCCACTACTCGCGCCTGTGCTTTCCGGACGCTTTGTTTGTTTCTCACAGACACAGTCACACGGCCTTCCCGTGTGGCCTACCTGACCTGGTCTGGACCACCACCACCAGGCGACAGAGGCCACTACGGGTtggggtcggggtcggggtcgcgGTCGCGGTCACGGCCGATCTCACGTCCGCTTCGGTCGTCCTGTGCAGCCGCCGCCAGTGCGTATGCGCCTAGCTACTCCGCCGCCGCTGATTTTATCTGCCTATGGTTTTTTTAAGAAAAGATCTGCTTGTGGTTGTGGATGCGCAGGTGATGGAGTTCTTGCTGCGGCTCGTCGAGTGGAAGCGCCTCTCCAGGGCCAGGCTCAGGCTGCAATGAGACGAAAACGCAACGGGTCAAGCTAACTGCCAAGTGCCAGTTAAGATCCTGCTACGTGAAATCGTGAATGGCAGAGAATCTGGCGCGGCCTCTGCTATAGGGGTGCGTAAGACTGTCACTTATATGGGTATCTAAACCTAAAATAGATAACATGAGACTTAAAATGAGTCTTCAAAAAAGTATTTATACGAAAGATCcattttgggttgtctgagaggCACGACCCAAATATGCGTATCCTCTCTTCTGGAAACCCATTTGCATAAATGATTCTCTTTCGGGTGCTGTTGTTGGAGAGGATGTCGAATGGGTATCGAACCATTtgactgtagcgctacccaacgCGAGAGTAAAGGATCTTAGATTGCTTCGTGGTGGCGACAATAACATGTAACATCAGTATGGTGATTTGGAACACGACAGCTGTAATGGTGGCAAGCATGATAGTGCTTATAGATTGAAGtaccatcagcctgttcgtttggctgtggcttgtcgtaaacgatcgtaaatttccaaccagaacggtatttttctctcacacaaaccagccagcagtacttcttcacgaaccagcaacgatacgaaccagccaaccgaacaggccgcATGTAGCTGGTATAGCTATATATACAGAATATTACATGGCTAGCGGGTTTGCCAGATGGCAGATTTCAATACATATAGAAAAGCATTACAGAGTGCTGCGTAATGATATTATACAAGATTAGTACGATGTGCACTGCATGCTCTGTCAGATGCACTATCCAAAAAAATGATAGAGCGTTGAGTAGAAATATTATACAAGGTTAGCAGGCAGTGGGCTGCGGTCTCTGTTGGGCTTCGACATGGTAGGCTGTTCGGTtggttggttcgtatcgttgttggttcgtgaagaagtactattggctggtttgtgtgagagaaaaatactgttccggctagaaatttacgatcatttacgacaagccacagccaaacaaacaggctggATGCAAGGATGATCAGAACTTCTAGCTGCGGTCAGATTTTCAGCCATGTTCATCGTCGTCGGAGATGTCCAGCGAGAAATTTGTGTCAATGTCCGGAGAGTGCTTTTTATATCACTAATAGGTTTGCTAAATTATGATAACTGAGGATGAGGAAGAAACAATTGGAACCAACCAAGCTGAGAAGACGAGGAAGAAGCACGAAAGAGATAGGAGTGGTACCTGAAATTTTGGCTGACAAAGAAAGGCTTAAAAGACAAAGTCTGGAGACCCTTTTTTTTGGGTCCTAACATAGAGAAAACAGAATTAATTGTACATAGATGATGCAAGCACAACACCTAGGAAATTTGAACTCCTATAGTAAAATATTCTTTATTGGTTCTCGCTAAGTCGGCAATTTTTCCCAGATCCTAACTATCTGTAGACATTGTCAACCAATATCATCGTATACATGAAAACAATGGGAGATGCCCAGACTAATAAACTTGCACAATTCCAACCGAACTGTAGACATCATAGTTTCTACGCTAAAAAATCATTAATTTTGAACACATCAATAGCAGGAATTATATACAAGCGGCAAAGCTGCATCTATGTCAAAATGATATAAAGTGTCTATAATCGGACTTGCACCTACTTCCCATAAAGTATCTATGAAGATTTTATATAACTCAATTTATTTATCTATACGCTTCGATATGTCTAAATAAGTTGTGAAAATAATAACCATACTTTCTTAATTTACAACTCAGAATGTAGATGGCTGAAGGAAGAACTTACAAAGCCGAGAAGGAAGCAGATAGGTCAATTGTTGATGGATACATTTGGTGTCGATACCTACATTTTGGAGAGGGCACATGTAAATGCATAATTGCATCAGTATATCGGAATAATAATAATCAGGAGGCTCATCAATTTACCACTGATTACATAGTTTCTCACAAATCTCCCAATGGTATATAttagtgttaacactggattttggtcgattctggaagatgacaggtagacccacatgcgggaagaagggtgttcggcaaacaaaataagcggtcggctaaatgcttgtgcggtcggttaccctagaaggcggtaactccattcgggaaagcagaagatggcaggcaagaccgatcggaaagatgagagttgtaataataagggaatctataagtttagggtaagggatcgtaagtttccaagtttgtttagaagttcctttgtaaatcgtagtcctctaggactcacattttgtctagggtataaatattgaccctcgaccattgtaaaaggggttcacaaccaaatcaatacaaccggccccgtgccaactttcgagtcctcttgtcgtgtcgtcgagttcttcgagaggaatcatcgatccgtcgacctccgtaagttccgacaaccttgttatcatgtttagtatcatgcggtggatttagacgtgatgcaagtagtcttgtttgttttcaatggtcgtgcggcggatctttgcttgacaatcaagaagtctttgtttatgctttgtgtatgagtagataccgtgcggcaggcgtttactcaatatgcttagtgaaagcaagatagttatcggctcttttagatatggcaaatctaaatagattgattaagttatccagtgttgcatgctATGGAACATTTTATATGTATATTTGCAaaacacttctgcccaatctagattgatattgttcggccttctctctcttgtggttttattcgtgtttcaacGATCATTGTTTTTTTCATAATATCTTTGCAACCAGGTAGTGTGCTCATAATggccgaattattttaatctaggttgtcacatgtcgcgggttcatgcatgttaatcatgtttaagctttaacaaaatcaggtgtcgtgcggcagatgcaggttttggattagtttaatcgtttttatttgcacgttccttcttcatggaccccaattcggctggactgccgagtttggttatgcgttaactcataattaattgcACTTGTTCAAATATATCTTCCCATGCATGTGTATTCGGCGCTCAGATttccacgtgcattcatcttacgattagccgaaacggtttatgaactcattggcagacagctctctatagctgtatgtcgttgtaagtggcttcagggccgtatatgtggaactgtctggtattacccgacatgtttcggtttgacatttaaattgttttatcccttgttagttttcaggtcaaactgactggcacgcttccggataacgaaacacccgggaatccaattgaagctacgcttttcggcttgctgtgtgtgaggcacagtg
Above is a genomic segment from Miscanthus floridulus cultivar M001 chromosome 3, ASM1932011v1, whole genome shotgun sequence containing:
- the LOC136541902 gene encoding probable trehalose-phosphate phosphatase 7 isoform X2, with product MAKPSVAVPEVGVPSAQASCPCPGTTLFAYPPPRGAGIAAAVVRRKCGLQVELGAGAAGLLGGACWGVESMRASSPTHAKAAAALAAGAVDEERAAWMVRHPSALGKFEQIVAASEGKRIVMFLDYDGTLSPIVDDPDAAFMSETMRMAVRSVAKHFPTAIVSGRCRDKVFEFVKLAELYYAGSHGMDIKGPAKASSLHAKAKAKGVVFQPASEFLPMIEEVHERLVETTRCIPGAKVENNKFCVSVHFRRVHEKMWGELSESVKGVLREYPRLRLTQGRMVLEVRPAIKWDKGKALEFLLESLGFADCSNVLPVYIGDDRTDEDAFKVLRRRGQGQGVGILVSKHPKETTASYSLQEPAEVMEFLLRLVEWKRLSRARLRLQ
- the LOC136541902 gene encoding probable trehalose-phosphate phosphatase 7 isoform X1; this encodes MAKPSVAVPEVGVPSAQASCPCPGTTLFAYPPPRGAGIAAAVVRRKCGLQVELGAGAAGLLGGACWGVESMRASSPTHAKAAAALAAGAVDEERAAWMVRHPSALGKFEQIVAASEGKRIVMFLDYDGTLSPIVDDPDAAFMSETMRMAVRSVAKHFPTAIVSGRCRDKVFEFVKLAELYYAGSHGMDIKGPAKASSLHAKAKAKGVVFQPASEFLPMIEEVHERLVETTRCIPGAKVENNKFCVSVHFRRVHEKMWGELSESVKGVLREYPRLRLTQGRMVLEVRPAIKWDKGKALEFLLESLGFADCSNVLPVYIGDDRTDEDAFKVLRRRGQGQGVGILVSKHPKETTASYSLQEPAEVSDPSSSLQHDPCISIYPFRVDPVCVHISLSAAPAAQCRHYSRLCFPDALFVSHRHSHTAFPCGLPDLVWTTTTRRQRPLRVGVGVGVAVAVTADLTSASVVLCSRRQCVCA